The sequence CGTGAACTATCGGGAACTTCATGCGCTTTCAGTTGGTACACCTTGCCACGGTCGGTAAAGAAGAGCAAGTTATCGAGCGAATTACAGGTCAACAGGTGGCGCACAATATCCTGTTCACGGGTCAGCATCCCCTTGATCCCTCGACCACCACGACGTTGAGTACGGTAGACATCGGGCAACTGGCGTTTGATATAGCCTCGGTCAGTCAGGGTGATCATCACCCGCACGTCGGGAATCAGATCTTCATCACTCACTTCGCCGGTCACATCGGGAATAATGCGTGTGCGCCGTGGATCACCATATTTTTCCTTCAGACGGGTGAGGTCTTGCTGGATAAGATGTAACACCTTCCGCGGATTAGCCAGAATATCTTCCAGCTCGGCGATAAGCTTGATCACCTCTTGATACTCATCCTCGATCTTCTTACGTTCAAGTGCAGCGAGGCGGCGTAGTTGCAGATCAAGAATCGCCTGAGCCTGGCGTTCGGTGAGCGAGAAGTTACTCATCAGATTATTCCGTGCGCTCTCGGCAGTCCGTGAGTCGCGGATGGTCTGGATGATCGCGTCCAGATTATCGAGCGCGATCTTCAATCCCTCCAGGATATGGGCACGTTCACGGGCACGGGCCAGGTCGAACTCCGTTCGGCGGCGAATGACCTCTTGCCGATGCGTGATGTACTCTTGCAATAACCGTTTGAGGGTTAAGACACGCGGCTGACGACCGTGCTCAACCAGTGCCAGCATGTTAATCCCAAAGGTAGTTTGCATCTGGGTATGCTTGTAAAGTGCGTTAAGCACCTTCTTGGGCTGAGCATCTTGTTTCAGCAAAATGACCAGCCGCATACCGTTGCGGTCACTTTCATCGCGGACATCGCGAATCCCCTCGATCTTCCGATCCTTGACCAACTCGGCAATACGCTCCTGGAGACGTGCTTTGTTGACCTGGTAGGGGAGTTCGGTAACCACGATCATGAAAGCCCCACGTCCGGCCTCTTCGATGTGGGTTTTTGCCCGTAACGTGATCTGGCCGCGACCGGTGCTGTAAGCAGCCAGAATTCCCTCCGTGCCTAAGATAAGCCCGGCAGTCGGAAAGTCTGGACCGGGAATAATCTTCATTAACTCCTCAACCGTGGCATCTGGATGATCGATCAGGTAGCTGATCGCATCACAGAGTTCATTGAGGTTGTGCGGAGGGATATTGGTTGCCATGCCGACGGCAATCCCAGAGGCACCGTTAAGAAGCAAATTGGGCAAAATTGCCGGCAAGACAACCGGTTCGCGGTAGCTGCCGTCGAAATTATCACGAAAATCGACGGTGTCTTTCTCAATCTCACTCAACAACTCTTCGGCAATAGGCGCTAAACGGGCCTCAGTATATCGCATAGCGGCAGGAGGATCGCCGTCGATTGAGCCAAAATTCCCCTGGCCGTCGATGAGCGGGTAGCGCATACTCCACGGCTGTGCCATGCGGGCCAGGGCATCGTAGACGGCACTGTCGCCATGAGGGTGCATCTTACCAAGTACATCACCGACGATACGGGCACTCTTTTTGTAGGGCTGGTTGCTCCGAAAGCCCATATCCCACATACCATAGAGAATGCGGCGCTGTACCGGTTTTAAGCCGTCGCGTGCATCAGGCAGGGCACGCGAGACGATGACGCTCATCGCGTAACTGAGGTAGGCCGTCCGCATCTCATTGGTAATGCTGACGGGCCGAACGATGCCGATTTCCATTGGTTGCTCCGTTAAATTGGTTTTAGCGCATTCTTATGCGATGTTCGCCATTTGCTATTATACCCGATCCACGTCGTTCTGTCCAATAAAATCCGAAAATTTGTTCGACATTTACGACTGTGTTACAATTCGGACAGGAACATCTATCAAAAAGGAGGAGGCATGAGTGCCGGATCACGTCCCTTAAATCGACTGGCCTACGAATCCAGTCCGTATTTGCAGCAGCACGCCGATAATCCGGTTGACTGGTACCCGTGGGGAGAGGAGGCTCTTGAGCGCGCCCGCCGTGAAGACAAACCGATCCTGGTCAGTATTGGCTACGCTGCCTGCCATTGGTGCCATGTCATGGCGCATGAAAGTTTTGCCGACCCTGAGATCGCAGCAATTCAAAACGAACACTTTATCAACATTAAGGTTGATCGTGAAGAACGGCCCGATCTCGATGCCATTTATATGGCAGCAGCACAAGCTCTGACGGGACGTGGTGGCTGGCCGCTCAATGTCTTTTGTCTCCCTGACGGGACACCGTTCTACGCCGGCACCTATTTTCCTCCTGACGCAAAGGCAGCACGGTACCGGATGCCCAGTTGGCGACAGGTGTTACTCTCAATTGCCGAAGCCTATCGCTCCCGGCGCGCCGAGGTGACAGCGTCAGCCCACGAGCTGCTCGATCATATTAAACTCCTGGCCCGTCCACTTCCAGAGACTGCCCCACTCGATGAGGCATTGTTGATTGAGGCCGCTGCCCAAATTGGGCGCGAGTTTGACCACCGGTACGGTGGTTTTGGTGATGCGCCTAAGTTTCCCCAACCGTTGGTGCTTGAGTTTTTATTACGTGCCCACCTGCGTGGCGATGTCCAGGCCTTACCGATGCTCCACCAAACGCTCGAGCAGATGGCACGCGGTGGAATGTACGATCAGGTGGGAGGAGGGTTTCACCGCTACAGCGTCGATGCACGCTGGCTGGTACCACATTTTGAGAAAATGCTCTACGATAACGCACTGCTGGCCGAGATTTACCATCTGGCGGCGCTGGTTACCGGCGATCCGTTCCTTGCCCGTATTGCCGACGAGACCTTCGCCTATCTGCTGCGCGATCTACGCCATTCTGATGGCGCATTCTTCAGTAGCGAGGACGCTGATAGCTTACCGGTAGCAGGGGCGGCCCACGCCGAGGAGGGTGCATTTTATGTCTGGACACCTGACGAACTGCGCGTTGCCCTCGGCGACGATGCAACGCTGGTTGGCGCCTACTATGGGGTAACACGCCAGGGAAATTTTGAAGGTCGTTCGATTTTACACGTGCCACGTCCGACAACCGCAGTAGCATCAATGCTCGGCGTGTCGGTTGAACGGTTGGAGGAGACGGTAGCGCGTGCACGCCCAATCTTGCGTGCATTCCGCGAGCGACGACCCCGCCCATTTCGTGATGAAAAGATTATTACCGCATGGAATGCGCTGGCAATCCGGGCGCTGGCAGTCGCGAGTGCGCGTGTCCCGGAATATCTGGGGTTTGCCCAACAGTGCGCCGATTTTCTGCTAACGAATCTGCGGCGTGCTGATGGTCGATTACTCCGAAGCTGGAAGGATGGGCGGCCGGGGCCAGCAGCGTTTCTCGAAGATTATGCGCTGCTTTGCGATGCGTTGATCGAGCTGCATGCGGCCAGTGGTGAAACTCGGTATCTGGCAATCGCCATCGAACTGGCCGATGCTCTACTCGATCTCTTTTGGGATGATCAGGCTGGAATGTTCTTCGACACCGGTTGCGATCAACCAGCATTGGTAACTCGTCCACGTGATCTGAGCGACAACGCAACACCCTCGGGTTCATCGGCAGCGGCCTACGCATTGTTGCGGCTCTACGCAATAACCGGACGTGAGCTGTATGCAACCCGCGCTCGGCAAGTACTTGAACAGGCGACGCCTATGTTGAAGCGCTTTCCGCTCGGGTTCGGTCGGATGTTATGTGCAGCCGATATTGCGATTGGCCCAACTCGTGAACTGGCAATTATTGGCCCGTCTGATCATCCGGCAACACAGGCCTTGGTTGCGGTGGCCCGTGCGGCATACCGGCCTCGTCTGGTCATTGTACGAGCAATGCCCAATGACCCGGTTGCATTGCTCAGCCCACTGCTCAGCGGACGCACGATGATCGACGATCGGCCCACCGCCTATCTCTGTGAGCAGTTTGCCTGTCAGTTACCGGTGACAACCCCTGAAGCACTCCAGGCGCAATTGGGTTGAGCAGCGGTATTGGGAAGACGACGCGCAGGGGGTTGAGAACCTGCCCCTAACGTAGTGAAGGAAGGTGTCACAGCCCAGAACTAGAAATTTGTTATGATTATCCAAGCGTCAACAACGATGACAGCTCTTCTGATAGTTAAGGAACCATCGCGGCATGCACATTCTTCACGTCGTTCAACTCTACTGGCCAGCACCGAGCGGAGCAGCGCGTTATTTTCAAGAGATCGGAGCGCGGCTGGTAGCTGAAGGTCATCGGGTTACTGTACTGACGACCGATGCCTTCGATCTTGAACATCTCTGGATGGCCGGAAAACGGCGGATTAGTGAGCCAACCGGTGAGCACGATGGAGTGATGATCCGACGGCTGACAATCCGGCGTTTACCTGCACCGGCCATGCTCTACCCGGTCATTCGGCGGCTGATGGTTGAGTTGGGGCGTGTCGGGCGGCCTGCAATCCCCTTCCTCCGCCGATTGGCAACCTTGACGCCGCAACTACCCGATCTTGCGACAGTCCTAACCGATCCGGCACTCGCCAACGTAGACATCGTTCATACCACCAACATTACGCTCGATTTTGCGCTGATCCCGGTCGCACGCTGGGCTGCCGAGCGTGGAATCACTCACATTTGTACACCCTTCGTACATCTGGGTGAACCGGGTAGTGAGCAGGTGGTGCGGTATTATGCTATGCCGCACCAGATCGAACTCCTCCGGCAGACAACCTGGGTGGCGACGATGACCGATATTGAACGGGCATACCTTATACGGCGTGGGATACCGGCCAGCCAGATTGTCACCGTTGGCGCGGGGGTCAATCCGACTGAAGTGACCGGTGGCGATGGAAGACGTTTTCGCACTACCTATCGAATCCATGGCCCGATGGTGTTAAGCCTTGGAGTAGCCGCCTTTGACAAAGGTACTGTTCATACCCTGGCTGCTATGCGGCGCCTGTGGGCACAGGGAAGCGACGCGATTTGGGTACAATGTGGGCCAGCTTTTGGCGGTTTCGCCGATACAGTAGCAGCATTGCAACCAGAGGAACAGGATCGAGTACGAATTCTCGGCTACGTTGATGATGCGACCCGACGTGATGCACTGGCGGCGGCCGATCTTTACGTGCAACCGTCACGCACCGATAGTTTTGGAATAACGTATCTTGAAGCGTGGTGTAACGGGATACCGGTCATTGGTGCTCGAGCAGGCGGTGTACCGGCTGTTGTGCGCCACGGTGTCGATGGCTTACTCGTGCCATTCGGCAATGTTACGGCTATTGCCGGCGCGATTGACCGCCTGCTTCGTGATCGGGTGCTGGCGCAAGCGTTGGGCGCAGCCGGACGGGCGCGAGTCTGGCGGGAATTGACCTGGGATGCAGTCTACGAGCGCATTCGCCCGCTGTACACCAATCACGATCATCGCCCACCAGCGTTGCGCGTAACCTCCATCAAGATACGGTCGTAGCGTTGACCATTGAAATGCACTGCACCGTGTAAACGCCCAACCTCACGAAATCCGGCAGCCAGGTACGTACGACGCGCCCGTTCATTAAAACTGTACACCCAGAGACTGATATTGTAGAGGTTGAGATACCGAAAGCCGTACTCGATCAACAACTGCACTGCTTCACGGCCGTAGCCCCTCCCCCACACGGTTTTATCACCGATAGCAATACCCAGCTCAGCGGTGCTGTGTAAAAGATTGATGTTGTGCAGGCTGCACGTACCGATCAAACGTTCAGAGTCCCGCAACACGATGGCAAATGTACGTTCGTGTTCAACGGCATTGGCCCTTGCTGCGATCCACTGCTGTTCTTGCTCAAGGGTAAAGCTACGCCCCTGCTGACCGAGCAGCGCAGTCAATTCCAGATCGGCAAACCACTGTGCTAACAATGCTGCATCTTCAGCAAAGATATGGCTCAGAAAGACCTTTTCTCCGGCCAGCACAACCGGACGGGGATGCAGGAAATTATTCATTAGTAGCTCCTTAGCGGTAAAGGCAATCCTATCGCCTTCACGCATCTTCATCACTGTTCATCAAGCGGGCGTAGCTCTCGTAGCGAGCTGGCGTGATTTCGCCACGCTCAACTGCGGCACGTACCGCGCAACGAGGCTCATGGAGATGCGTACAACCGACAAAGTAGCAATCACCGAGAAATGGACGAAACTCGCGAAAACACCAGGCAAGGTCGCTGGCCGGTAGATTCCAAAGCCCAATCTCGCGAATTCCCGGCGTGTCGGCGACATAGCCACCACCAGGTAGATTCAGCGGAATCAACTCAGCGACCGTCGTCGTGTGGCGGCCTTTAGACAGACGTTCACTAACTTCACCGGTACGCAGATTCAGACCGGGTTGGATCGCATTCAGCAGGCTACTCTTACCTACCCCCGACTTGCCGGTTACAACACTGATCTGGCCGGCCAGGCGGCTCCGCAGTTCATCAATGCCTTCACCGGTGATAATACTGGTATAGACAATAGGATAGCCAATATGTGCGTATGGGGCAAACATTGCTTCAGCCGTGCTGCGTTCGACCAAATCAATCTTGGTTGCGACAATCACAACCGGCAACCCACTATGCTCGCAAATAACCAGATAACGGTCGAGCATGCGGGGTGTGAAATCAGGTTGGGCACAAGCGAAGACTAGGAGCACCTGATCAACATTGGCAACAATCACATCCTCCTTATACGCACCACGTGACCCGGCAGCACGTCGTGCCAAGCGACTCCGTCGTGGCAGCACCGCTTCGATAGCACCCTGCCCATTTCCTACCGGTTGAACCTCAACCTGATCACCAATGACAACCAGATCGGTTGCCTGACGCTCTTTCTTAAGGCGGCCACGTAAACGACATTCCAGGATGCCTTGTTCTGTCTGCACCCAGAAGAAACCACTCTGCGCTCGTAAGACCGACCCAACCAGGCGGGTTGCGCCAGTTGTTGGAGTTGTCTCAAATGCGGTAGTGGGTATAGTTTTACGACTCATCGATCTTCAGCTCCGGCCAATAAACATCCAACGCACCAAAAGCTATGCGTATGATACGGTCGACAAACGGTAACCATCTCAAACCTTCTGGCGTTGCCGCAGTGATCGTAGGTTGTATTCGATATTTCCGCTCAGGTTTCGGCGGATGATACGATAATGAGCCATCTCGCTCAAGGATAATCATGACGATTCCCTCCACGTCGGCTGGTAACTGATGTTCTGCGGCATACCCGACAGCATCGTAAACGGACATATCAGCAATCCTTACTATTGCTGTGCCGAACCACCATCGCGACGTGGAGGGAATGAAAAAGGCTGTGGCAGCCGTAGCACCTCAGCCCGAATAAAGAGCGGGCTGCGGGTGCTTACTGGCTTCCCACAGCCCGCCGGTATCACAGGTTGCGCCTGTTTAGCCTGCGCTGTGTGAAGCCTCTCTCACGTCAGCGGAGTCGTTCGACACCATCAAAACAGTGCCTGTCATTACGTTCTGATGAATTACGAGTGTCATGAACGACCTCCTCTACGTGATTACATACTTCTTGCCCGTGCAGCATAGCATAGCAGTGATGAACTGTCAATGGAATTTCGCTCAGTCTTTTGACGGAATAGCGAAGATTTGTTGCAATGTCGCCGCAGTAACATTACGCCCACAGAGCAGCACAACAACGCGCTGTCCGGCCAGATCGCTGATCTGTTGTTCGAGCAGCGCAGCGAGTGGCACCGCAGCACTACCCTCTGCGATGAGATGATGTTCTTCGATAAGCCAGCGCATTGCACGAGCGATAGCCGGTTCATCGACCAGCAGCATCTCATCGAGCACCTGCTGCAAGATCGGCAGCGTTATGGTATCGGTAGCAATGTTACCGGCCAGGCCATCGGCCAGCGTTGGTTCATCGGCAACCGGTGCCACCCGCCCGGTGCGCAACGCAGCAGTCATGGCTGCGGAAGCGGCAGCCTGCACCCCAATCACCCGCACTCGTGGGTTCATTGCTTTAGCCCAGAGACCAACACCACTCGCCAGACCACCACCCCCAACCGCAACCACAATGACATCAATATCGGCCAATGTCTGCCAGATTTCAACTGCCAGCGTACCCTGACCAGCAATCACCAGCGGGTCATTGTAAGGTGAAATAAAATGCCAGCCGTACTCGGCGGCCATACGCAACGCTTCAGCCTCGGCTGCATCATAGCCCGTGCCATGCAAAACGACCTCAACCGGATAACGGCGCAAGGCCGCGATTTTGGCCGGAGAAGCTGTAGCCGGTACAACTAGCGTGGCCGTCGTACCTATCATGGCTGCGGTATGAGCAATACCCAGAGCATGATTACCGGCTGAGCAGGCTACCACGTGGGTCGTAGCCGGTAACTGACGCAGAGCATTCGCTGCACCACGAATCTTAAAACTACCGGTCACCTGGGCCAGCTCCAGCTTGAGCCAGACTTCGGCGCCGGTCAATGCACATAACGGCCGGCTTATCTCAAGCGGCGTGGGCTGAACGATCCCGGCGATACGTCGATGTGCAGCCAGTATATCGGCGGGTGTAGGGAACAACGGTTGTTTCATGAGCCTATTCCTGTTGCCTGAGCGGAGAAGAACACCGGAGCACTACCTACGAATGACCGCGAATCGGCTTTGGCCGATATGGCTCTTCTAAACGCTGAATCTCTTCAGGTGACAATTTCACATCGAGCGCAGCAACTGCCTCTTCGAGCTGGTACATTTTCGTGGCGCCGATGATAGGTGCAGTCACCTCCGGCTTATGAAGCAGCCAGGCCAGCGCAATCTGGGCATTACTGACCCCACGGGCACGAGCGATTTCACTTACCGTTCTATCATACCTACTCAAACCTACCTAAGCAGGTTCAAAGCTGACTTCCTGCTTCATCGAGGCCGGTTTCACGGCCATCTTGCGATGGCCGCCAGAGCCTTCCTCTCCACAGGCGTCACTTCCGGCGGAACTCGCCGTAGGGCCACGTTGGGCGGCAAGATTCTTCAAGTTGATCGCGGCATTGATGTCGCGATCGTGGATCGTGCCGCATTTCGGGCACGTCCACTGGCGCACCGACAGCGGCAAATCCTCGAGCTTGTGCCCACACGCCGAGCAAGTCTTGCTGCTGGCGAAGAAGCGATCTGCCACGACCACTTGCCCACCACGCATCGCTGCCTTGTAGTCCAACTGCCGTCGGAACTCGAAGAAACTCATGTCGGCAATAGCGCGTGCCAGATGCCGGTTTTTCAGCATCCCACGCACGTTCAGGTTTTCGATAACGATGGTGTGAAACCGCCGCGTAAGGTCGGACGTGAGCTTGTGCAAGGCATCTTGCCGGATATTGGCAATGCGGGCATGAAGCCTGGCGAGCTTCGCCTTGGCCTTACGCCAATTGGCTGAGCCTTTCTGCTTGCGACTTAGACTGCGCGAGAGCCTGCGCAAGCGCTTCAGAAGCGCTGTGTGCGGCTTGGGGCCAGCGATTTTCTCTCCCGTCGAGAGTGTTGCCATCGCCGAGACGCCCAAATCCACACCCACCACGCCTTGGTTCTCGGCGGGGCGCTTAGGTGGATTGTCGGTATCGACGGTGATGCTGACAAACCAGCGGTTGGCCACACGGGAGATCGTGGCCGACATGATCTTGCCAGCAAAGCGCAACGACTCACGCATGCGCACCCAACCAAGATTGGGGATGCGAATGCGGCAGCCGTCGATGCGGACCTGGTCGTTGGTGAGCGTGAAGCGGTCATCCTTTCCTTTTTTGCGGAATTGCGGGTATCTGGCGCGACCGGCAAAGAAGTTCTTGAACGCCTCGCCCAACTGGATGATCGCCATCTGTGGGGCGTTCTTCGTGACTGCCAGCATCCAGGGAAACTGCTCACGCTTGATGGCGTTGAGCTGGCGGCGCAAGGCGGCCTCAGAGGGTTTGGGCAAAGACGGGTCGGCTTTGTGGGCCTCATATTGCCTCTTCCACTCGGCCAGCGCCCAGTTGTAGGCAAAACGCGCCACACCGCAAGCCTTCTTGAAAGAGGTGGCCTGCTTGTTGTTGGGATCAAGTGCGATTTTATGCGCGATCAGCACGTCTGCGCCTCCTCGACAGCCTTCTTCACACCATCAATGAGCTTCTGGTTCTTGCGGCTGCGCGAACCGTACAAACGGGCCGAGCACACCGTAATGATCGCCAACACATCCCCGGCCAAATCTTCCTCAACCGTCGTGTCCTCGCCTTGATTGAGGATGACCACCTCGACGTTCTTTGCTTCACAGATGGCAAAGACCGGTTCCGCGCCAAAGCGCAACAGACGACCCGTGTGCGTGATGAGCAAGCGCCCAACATCGCCTGCAATGATGGCATTGAGCAAACGCTGCACGCCTTTCTTGTGGTAGTGCATGCCCGAACCCAGATCGGCGATGACCTCGCATGCCCAACCCTGGCGGGCACAGTACAACTCCAGCACCTGCTTCTGTCGCTCCAGGTCGTCTTTTTGGTCGTGGCGAGATACGCGGGCGTAGGCGATGGTTGTACGGTCTTGGGGCGCGGCGCGAAACAACTCAGGCTTGAGCTTGGCAAGATCATACCGGCGCTGCCCTCCAGCTGTGCGCTCAGGTAGCAACTTGCCTTCGCGTTCCCATCGCCGCAGCGTCGTAATCGACACACCCAACGCCGCAGATGCCTCGCCTATCGCTCCATATCTCTCCATAATAGATAGTATTAGTCAGTTATGGATAGTTTTCAAGCGAACTGTTCAAACCCCAGAGTCACGAATGGCGCGACCTAAAATCTCTTCGCTCAACCCCAACGAATACATATCGGCCGTATCGAAGAAATTGATCCCCAATTCTAGCGCCCGAAAGATAAAGGGCCGACTGGCAGCTTCGTCGAGCACCCATTCCCGCCAGCTTGGCGAACCATAGCTCATACAACCCAAACAGATACGCGAAACCTGCATCCCGGTTGAGCCGAAACGTGTGTACTGCATACGATGACACCTCTTATCAAGAAGCGGGTAACAGTCGTATTATAACGAAGCTGGGCAGGTTGCAGAACCATACAGGTGAGCAAGGAAGGGTTTTCAACGTTGCCGGTTTTCGATCGTGTTCGATGCGCTGATGCCTGTCTTGCACCCGCTCCTACATCGTGCGAGGAGGGGAGACAGGTTGGAAACTCACCTGCCCTCCCACCCCTATGTTCTCTCTCCTACTTCTATGTTTCGCTTGACCACTCTGCCAGCACATGTTAGAGTCAGTCTACTATGGCAACTGTTATTCTGCTTCCCGGTCGCGAACGACCGGTTATTCAACGACATCCATGGATCTTCTCTGGAGCTATCGCCGAGGTACGCGGAAATCCGGCGCCTGGTGCGGTCGTCGATGTGTACGCTCATGACGGAAGCTGGCTGGCCCGTGGCTTTTGGAGCAGCACCTCACAACTGCGTGTGCGACTGGCTACCTGGGAACGAACCCAACTGCTCGATGAAACGTGGCTCCACGAAGCGATTGCACGGGCAATTACCGGACGCGAAAAATGGCTCCACAACCCGGCCATTGCCTGCCGGCTGGTGTTTAGCGAGTCGGATGGTATCCCTGGCCTGATCGTGGATCGGTACGGCTGCTATCTGGTTATCCAATTGCTCACGCAGGCAATGGCAACCCGAGCCGATCAGGTGATAAAAGTATTAGTGGATTTACTCGCCCCACGCGGTATCTACGAACGGAGCGATGCCGAGGTACGAGAGAAAGAATCGCTCCCACCGGCTGTGGGATTGCGCTGGGGGGAAGCGCCACCTCGCTTACCGGTAACGTTGATAACCGGTCTCGATCAACTCGCCAGCGAACGACGTATGTTCGCCGATCTGCAAACCGGTCAGAAGACCGGTATCTACCTTGATCAGGCGATTAACCATCTGCGAGTAGGAGCTTACTGTAGCGACGCCGATACACTCGACTGTTTTTCTTACGCCGGTGGATTTGCGCTGGCGGCTGCCCGTGCTGGTGCCCGTCAGCTTACGCTGATCGATGCCAGTGCTGAAGCCCTCGCCTTGGCTGCCGATAACCTCCGCCTAAACGATCTGTCGATACCAACTGAATTGGTTGAGGGTGATGCGTTTCAGATTCTGCGTCAATACCGCAACGAGCATCGTCAATTTGATGTGGTCATCCTCGATCCACCGAAATTTGTCCACCAGCAATCTCACCTGCAACGCGCCACCCGTGGCTACAAAGATATTAATTTGCAGGCACTGCACCTGATCCGGAGTGGGGGGATATTAGCAACATTCAGTTGTTCGGGTCTGGTTTCAGCCGATCTCTTTCAGAAAATTATCTTTGGCGCTGCAATTGATGCCGGACGCGATGTACAAATCCTCGAACGGCTGACTCAGGCGCCTGATCATCCAGTGCTCCTGACGTTTCCAGAAAGTGAATATCTCAAAGGATTGATCTGTCGGGTGTGGTAAACTATTTGCATCCTTGTTTATTGTCGATCGGCTATGAACTTCACAATCTTTGAAGATGGTCATATCGCCAGCCCAACCGGGTTCCGCGCCACCGGCATTTCTGCCGGCCTGAAAGAGGGGAGCAAGGCACGTGATCTGGCCCTCGTCTACTCTCAATATCCATGCCGTGCAGCAGCCTTGTTCACAACCAGCGTCTTCAAAGCGGCGCCGGTGTTTCTGAGTCAGGCCATTTTGCTGCGTAACCACGATGCGATCCGGGCCGTGTTGATTAACGCCGGTCAAGCAAACGCTGGCACCGGCCAGAACGGACTGAATGATGCGATTGAGTGCGCCAAGATAACAGCCGATGAGCTAGAAGTGCCACGCGATTCAGTGCTGTTGATGTCAACCGGTCTGATTGGGGTACCACTGCCGATGCAACGAATGCGCAACGGTATTCGACGGGCAGTAAGTGAACTCGATAGTAATGGGGGACGGCGAGCTGCGCTGGCGATACTTACCACCGACACACGTCCCAAGGAACGAGTCCTGCGCGTTTCGTTGCGGAACGGCCCACGTTACACGCTGGCCGGAATGGCGAAGGGAACCCGCATGATCCACCCCCGGCTGGCGACGCTGTTGGCTCTCATCACTACTGACCTGGCGATCAGCCAACCACTGCTGCAACGAGCACTACGACAGAGTGTCGATCGTTCGTTCAATCGGTTGAACATTGACGGTGACTGTAGCCCAAATGATAGTGTGATTATGCTGGCGAATGGTGCTATCGACCATCCACCAATCACTGACTCAAGTACCTGGGAGTTTGGTGTCTTTCAGGAAGCCCTCGACTTCTTGTGCGCCGATCTGGCAAACCAAATTGTGCGCGATGCAGCCGGTTCTGGTAAAGTGATTAAGGTGGTGGTGCAGGGGGCCGCCGATGAAGCGACAGCTCAGGCTATTGCCCATGCCGTGGCCCGCTCCGGCTCGGTGCGAGCAGCCTGTCGGCGCAACTCATCCGATTGGGGTGCACTCCTGGCTGCTATTGGCGCTAGCGCTGTTGAGTTGCGTCCTGATCTCCTTGATCTTCGGATCGGGACGGTGCCGGTTATGCTTCGCGGTACGCCCGTTCCGTTTGACCCGACGAACCTGGTGCAGACGATGTCGGGCCCTGAAGTCGAATTGATGATCGACCTCAATCTTGGCCTGGCCGAAACAACCGTCTGGACCTGCACGTGGACAGATGGGTGAATCTTTATGGAACAAACTTTGCCATTATTTCCGCTCGGCTCGCTGCTCTTTCCCGGTAGCATCATGAGTTTGCACATCTTCGAACAACGTTATCGCCTGATGATCGGTCGTTGTCTGGCCGAACAAC comes from Chloroflexus sp. Y-396-1 and encodes:
- the gyrA gene encoding DNA gyrase subunit A, producing the protein MEIGIVRPVSITNEMRTAYLSYAMSVIVSRALPDARDGLKPVQRRILYGMWDMGFRSNQPYKKSARIVGDVLGKMHPHGDSAVYDALARMAQPWSMRYPLIDGQGNFGSIDGDPPAAMRYTEARLAPIAEELLSEIEKDTVDFRDNFDGSYREPVVLPAILPNLLLNGASGIAVGMATNIPPHNLNELCDAISYLIDHPDATVEELMKIIPGPDFPTAGLILGTEGILAAYSTGRGQITLRAKTHIEEAGRGAFMIVVTELPYQVNKARLQERIAELVKDRKIEGIRDVRDESDRNGMRLVILLKQDAQPKKVLNALYKHTQMQTTFGINMLALVEHGRQPRVLTLKRLLQEYITHRQEVIRRRTEFDLARARERAHILEGLKIALDNLDAIIQTIRDSRTAESARNNLMSNFSLTERQAQAILDLQLRRLAALERKKIEDEYQEVIKLIAELEDILANPRKVLHLIQQDLTRLKEKYGDPRRTRIIPDVTGEVSDEDLIPDVRVMITLTDRGYIKRQLPDVYRTQRRGGRGIKGMLTREQDIVRHLLTCNSLDNLLFFTDRGKVYQLKAHEVPDSSRTAKGLPLVNLVALEPGEQVTSMLAVREFDAEYLVMATVRGKIKRTQLREYSQVRSNGLIAIGLEEGDVLGWVRVSHGHEDILLTTARGQTLRFEQSEVRPMGRPATGVIGINLAEGDRVVSMDLAEEGADLLVVTARGIGKRTALSEYPVKGRATGGVISIRLRNEDEVAAAAVVHDHSLLTFITTGGMVMRISASEVSRLGRATQGVTLVNVAPGDRVAALSVEDPEENGNGNDRSPTLIDPLS
- a CDS encoding thioredoxin domain-containing protein is translated as MSAGSRPLNRLAYESSPYLQQHADNPVDWYPWGEEALERARREDKPILVSIGYAACHWCHVMAHESFADPEIAAIQNEHFINIKVDREERPDLDAIYMAAAQALTGRGGWPLNVFCLPDGTPFYAGTYFPPDAKAARYRMPSWRQVLLSIAEAYRSRRAEVTASAHELLDHIKLLARPLPETAPLDEALLIEAAAQIGREFDHRYGGFGDAPKFPQPLVLEFLLRAHLRGDVQALPMLHQTLEQMARGGMYDQVGGGFHRYSVDARWLVPHFEKMLYDNALLAEIYHLAALVTGDPFLARIADETFAYLLRDLRHSDGAFFSSEDADSLPVAGAAHAEEGAFYVWTPDELRVALGDDATLVGAYYGVTRQGNFEGRSILHVPRPTTAVASMLGVSVERLEETVARARPILRAFRERRPRPFRDEKIITAWNALAIRALAVASARVPEYLGFAQQCADFLLTNLRRADGRLLRSWKDGRPGPAAFLEDYALLCDALIELHAASGETRYLAIAIELADALLDLFWDDQAGMFFDTGCDQPALVTRPRDLSDNATPSGSSAAAYALLRLYAITGRELYATRARQVLEQATPMLKRFPLGFGRMLCAADIAIGPTRELAIIGPSDHPATQALVAVARAAYRPRLVIVRAMPNDPVALLSPLLSGRTMIDDRPTAYLCEQFACQLPVTTPEALQAQLG
- a CDS encoding glycosyltransferase family 4 protein, whose amino-acid sequence is MHILHVVQLYWPAPSGAARYFQEIGARLVAEGHRVTVLTTDAFDLEHLWMAGKRRISEPTGEHDGVMIRRLTIRRLPAPAMLYPVIRRLMVELGRVGRPAIPFLRRLATLTPQLPDLATVLTDPALANVDIVHTTNITLDFALIPVARWAAERGITHICTPFVHLGEPGSEQVVRYYAMPHQIELLRQTTWVATMTDIERAYLIRRGIPASQIVTVGAGVNPTEVTGGDGRRFRTTYRIHGPMVLSLGVAAFDKGTVHTLAAMRRLWAQGSDAIWVQCGPAFGGFADTVAALQPEEQDRVRILGYVDDATRRDALAAADLYVQPSRTDSFGITYLEAWCNGIPVIGARAGGVPAVVRHGVDGLLVPFGNVTAIAGAIDRLLRDRVLAQALGAAGRARVWRELTWDAVYERIRPLYTNHDHRPPALRVTSIKIRS
- a CDS encoding GNAT family N-acetyltransferase, whose translation is MNNFLHPRPVVLAGEKVFLSHIFAEDAALLAQWFADLELTALLGQQGRSFTLEQEQQWIAARANAVEHERTFAIVLRDSERLIGTCSLHNINLLHSTAELGIAIGDKTVWGRGYGREAVQLLIEYGFRYLNLYNISLWVYSFNERARRTYLAAGFREVGRLHGAVHFNGQRYDRILMEVTRNAGGR